The following proteins come from a genomic window of Methanosarcina sp. MTP4:
- a CDS encoding type II toxin-antitoxin system RelE/ParE family toxin, with translation MRFQIIWSEPAAEQLRKLDRQLAKRIFRKVSELQEDPYRYVTKLVGSPNYRLRVGDYRVILEIQGSSLVILVLKVGHRREIYK, from the coding sequence ATGCGTTTTCAAATCATCTGGTCCGAACCTGCGGCAGAGCAGCTTAGAAAACTGGACCGTCAGCTAGCAAAACGCATTTTCCGTAAAGTTTCGGAGCTTCAGGAAGATCCTTACCGTTATGTGACAAAACTTGTTGGGTCTCCAAATTACCGGCTGAGAGTCGGTGACTACAGGGTGATTCTGGAGATTCAGGGCAGCAGTCTGGTGATACTCGTACTTAAAGTCGGGCACCGAAGGGAAATTTACAAATGA
- the argS gene encoding arginine--tRNA ligase codes for MFLELKIQAASILKDAIQSAGFEIEDSELYFETSPHADLASRAAFKLASLARKNPKELASLIASKIEIPDGSYVGEVKAVGPYINFWASRCYLEGTVKAVRAEQEKFGCGAPKDKILLEHTSANPNGPLHVGHIRNSIIGDTLARILKRAGYDVEVQYYVNDMGRQIAVVSWACERFELDLSKKSDSAIAEVYIKANAALEERPESVEYIDSLMEKVEAGDVETIESFDKAVSLSVAGIKETLLRLNVSHDKFVKESTFLKSGAVHDIVERIKATGRTDIDKGALVVDLSDYGFEKTLVIQRSNGTSLYTTRDLAYHEWKATQADRIIDVFGADHKLISGQLRATLNSIGIQEPEVVIFEFVSLPEGSMSTRRGQFISADDLFDKVTTEAFEQVESRRPETSEEFKRKVAEMVGMGAVRYDIVRVSPEKSTVFNWKEAMDFEKQGAPYIQYSHARASSILEKAKEEVAWAPNAEIDSSLLVEDSEIALIKKMALFDSIIDNCARELKPHTLAIYARELADAFNQFYRFVPVIAAEDEQVRAARLVLADCARIVIANALDTLGIGAPESM; via the coding sequence TTGTTCCTTGAACTTAAAATTCAGGCTGCATCAATCTTAAAAGACGCGATCCAGAGTGCCGGGTTTGAAATCGAGGATTCCGAACTCTATTTCGAAACCTCTCCCCATGCCGACCTTGCGAGCAGGGCCGCCTTCAAGCTGGCCAGCCTTGCCAGGAAAAATCCGAAAGAGCTTGCCTCTCTTATTGCCTCGAAGATCGAAATCCCTGACGGTTCCTATGTCGGGGAAGTAAAAGCCGTAGGCCCCTATATCAACTTCTGGGCTTCCAGGTGCTACCTGGAAGGGACTGTGAAAGCCGTCCGGGCCGAGCAGGAAAAGTTCGGATGCGGAGCCCCGAAGGACAAAATCCTCCTTGAACACACTTCCGCAAACCCGAACGGACCCCTCCATGTGGGGCACATCCGCAACTCCATTATAGGGGACACCCTCGCCAGGATCCTGAAGCGCGCAGGGTACGATGTAGAGGTCCAGTACTATGTCAATGATATGGGCCGCCAGATTGCCGTTGTTTCCTGGGCTTGCGAGCGCTTTGAGCTGGATCTCTCCAAAAAGTCGGACTCTGCCATTGCCGAGGTTTACATCAAAGCCAACGCCGCTCTTGAAGAGCGTCCGGAATCCGTGGAGTACATCGACTCCCTTATGGAAAAAGTGGAGGCAGGGGATGTCGAGACCATCGAGAGCTTTGACAAGGCCGTTTCCCTTTCCGTTGCAGGCATCAAGGAAACCCTGCTGCGCCTGAACGTTTCCCACGACAAATTCGTAAAGGAATCCACCTTCCTGAAATCCGGGGCCGTGCACGATATTGTGGAGCGCATCAAGGCTACCGGCAGGACCGACATCGACAAAGGAGCTCTTGTTGTAGACCTTTCAGACTACGGCTTTGAAAAGACCCTGGTCATCCAGCGCTCGAACGGGACCTCCCTTTACACGACAAGGGACCTTGCCTACCACGAGTGGAAAGCCACCCAGGCCGACCGCATAATCGACGTCTTCGGGGCCGACCACAAACTGATCTCAGGCCAGCTCAGGGCTACCCTGAACTCTATCGGCATCCAGGAACCTGAAGTCGTGATCTTCGAGTTCGTCTCCCTTCCCGAAGGCTCCATGAGCACCCGCCGCGGGCAGTTCATCAGCGCCGACGACCTCTTTGACAAAGTAACCACAGAGGCCTTTGAGCAGGTCGAGTCCCGCCGTCCGGAAACCTCTGAGGAGTTCAAGCGCAAAGTCGCCGAGATGGTCGGCATGGGCGCTGTCCGCTACGATATCGTCAGGGTCTCTCCAGAAAAGTCCACGGTCTTCAACTGGAAAGAAGCCATGGACTTCGAAAAGCAGGGCGCCCCTTACATCCAGTACTCCCACGCCCGTGCCTCCAGCATCCTCGAAAAAGCAAAAGAAGAGGTTGCCTGGGCTCCCAATGCTGAAATCGACTCCTCCCTCCTTGTCGAGGACAGCGAGATTGCCCTGATCAAGAAGATGGCACTCTTCGACAGCATCATCGACAACTGCGCCCGGGAACTCAAACCCCACACCCTCGCCATCTACGCTCGGGAACTCGCCGACGCCTTCAACCAGTTCTACCGCTTCGTCCCCGTAATAGCCGCAGAAGACGAGCAGGTAAGGGCTGCCAGGCTGGTTCTCGCGGACTGCGCAAGGATTGTGATCGCAAACGCCCTGGATACCCTGGGAATCGGTGCGCCGGAATCGATGTGA
- the prf1 gene encoding peptide chain release factor aRF-1 yields the protein MTEQSAHEKYEFKKKLEGLRDKRGRGTELISLYIPHDKQISDVTNQLKDEHGQASNIKSKLTKTNVQGAIESLLSRLRYLDKVPENGIVYFTGAVDIGANKTSMESEVIYPPDPIITYKYHCDSAFYLEPLEDMLKDKSTFGLLVLDRREATVGLLTGKKIESFRRLTSTVPGKQRKGGQSAHRFQQLRLIAIHEFYKRIGDAASDIFMSVDHKDFKGVLIGGPSPTKEEFYDGEFFHHEILKKILGLFDVAYTDESGLSELVNAAADKLQDLELTAQKNVVQDFFKELISDSGKVAYGEDQVRANLEIGAVEKLLLSEDLRAERVTTKCSVCGFENKWTRHWKPGEAAPTAGNCPKCGSSLEVTDVTDIVDELSELCDQSGTKVFFVSTDFEEGAQLMTAFGGITAILRYNTGI from the coding sequence ATGACTGAACAATCAGCACACGAAAAATACGAGTTCAAAAAGAAACTTGAGGGTCTCCGGGATAAACGGGGGAGAGGCACTGAACTGATCTCCCTTTATATCCCTCATGATAAGCAGATCTCGGATGTTACAAACCAGCTAAAGGATGAACACGGGCAGGCTTCGAATATCAAGTCCAAGCTTACCAAGACAAACGTGCAGGGTGCGATCGAGTCCCTCTTATCAAGGCTCAGATATCTGGATAAGGTGCCTGAAAACGGGATCGTCTACTTTACAGGGGCTGTGGACATCGGAGCGAACAAGACCAGCATGGAAAGCGAGGTCATTTACCCGCCTGACCCCATTATCACTTACAAGTACCACTGTGACTCTGCCTTTTACCTCGAACCCCTTGAAGATATGCTCAAGGACAAGAGCACTTTCGGGCTGCTGGTCCTGGACCGCAGGGAGGCTACCGTCGGTCTGCTTACCGGAAAGAAGATCGAGTCTTTTCGCCGCCTGACCTCCACGGTTCCGGGCAAGCAGAGGAAAGGTGGGCAGAGTGCACACAGGTTCCAGCAGCTCAGGCTCATTGCGATCCACGAGTTCTACAAACGGATCGGGGACGCTGCAAGTGATATATTCATGTCGGTCGATCATAAGGACTTTAAAGGCGTCCTTATTGGCGGGCCTTCCCCTACAAAAGAAGAGTTCTACGACGGGGAGTTTTTCCACCACGAGATCCTGAAAAAGATCCTCGGGCTCTTTGACGTTGCCTACACCGACGAATCGGGCCTGTCTGAGCTTGTAAACGCAGCTGCGGACAAGCTCCAGGACCTTGAGCTAACTGCCCAGAAAAATGTGGTCCAGGACTTCTTCAAGGAACTGATTTCCGACTCCGGAAAAGTAGCCTATGGGGAAGACCAGGTCCGGGCAAACCTTGAAATCGGGGCTGTGGAAAAGCTCCTGCTCTCCGAAGACTTGCGGGCTGAAAGGGTTACCACGAAGTGCAGTGTCTGTGGATTTGAAAACAAGTGGACCCGGCACTGGAAACCCGGAGAAGCAGCACCTACCGCCGGGAACTGCCCTAAATGCGGCTCCTCCCTGGAAGTCACGGATGTAACGGACATTGTAGACGAACTCTCCGAACTTTGCGACCAGAGCGGGACAAAAGTTTTCTTCGTGTCCACGGATTTCGAGGAGGGGGCTCAGCTCATGACTGCCTTTGGCGGAATTACCGCAATCTTGAGGTACAACACGGGAATTTGA
- the twy1 gene encoding 4-demethylwyosine synthase TYW1 codes for MENQNQDQSSGKPPLPFDIPDFETLLKKQGYALAGSHSAVKTCLWLKKAMNDEGFCYKGKFYGVASHRCLQMTPTLLCNQSCLFCWRPTEVPVPAPGEWDSPEKIVEESIACQRKLITGFGGSPNALKERWLEGNDPNNVAISLSGEPTMYPYLPELIEEYEKRGFTTFLVTNGTIPGMFAKVNPCQLYMSLDAPDQATYLKVCQPKSPALWDKISESLALMKEKSSRTVIRITLVKGVNMFNPEGYAELIKKASPDFVEIKAYMHLGFSRLRLERSAMPAHAEVLEFSEQVAKHLGYEIADESEISRVVLLSKDGKKSPVRKKTLEENKET; via the coding sequence ATGGAAAACCAGAACCAAGACCAATCATCGGGCAAACCACCCCTTCCCTTCGACATCCCGGATTTTGAGACCCTTCTGAAAAAACAGGGCTATGCCCTTGCAGGCTCCCATTCCGCGGTAAAGACCTGTCTCTGGCTCAAAAAAGCCATGAATGACGAAGGTTTCTGTTACAAGGGAAAGTTCTACGGGGTTGCGTCCCACCGCTGCCTCCAGATGACCCCTACCCTTCTCTGCAACCAGAGCTGCCTTTTCTGCTGGCGTCCGACTGAGGTTCCGGTCCCTGCACCCGGGGAATGGGATTCTCCTGAAAAGATCGTGGAAGAGAGCATTGCCTGCCAGCGCAAACTGATTACGGGTTTCGGAGGTTCTCCAAACGCCCTTAAGGAACGCTGGCTTGAGGGAAACGACCCGAATAACGTTGCCATTTCCCTTTCCGGAGAGCCGACGATGTACCCCTACCTTCCCGAACTCATCGAGGAATACGAGAAAAGGGGTTTTACCACTTTCCTGGTCACAAACGGGACAATCCCCGGGATGTTTGCAAAAGTCAATCCCTGCCAGCTCTACATGAGCCTTGACGCCCCGGACCAGGCGACCTACCTGAAAGTCTGCCAGCCGAAATCTCCCGCTCTCTGGGACAAAATTTCCGAGTCCCTGGCCCTCATGAAGGAGAAAAGCTCAAGGACAGTTATCAGAATAACCCTTGTCAAGGGAGTGAACATGTTCAACCCCGAAGGCTATGCCGAACTCATCAAAAAAGCCTCTCCTGATTTCGTGGAAATCAAGGCCTACATGCATCTGGGCTTTTCCAGGCTCCGTCTCGAACGCTCTGCCATGCCGGCCCATGCGGAGGTGCTGGAGTTTTCGGAGCAGGTCGCCAAACACCTGGGTTATGAAATTGCAGATGAATCCGAGATAAGTCGGGTGGTCCTGCTTTCAAAGGATGGGAAGAAGTCTCCGGTTAGAAAGAAAACATTAGAGGAAAATAAAGAGACTTGA
- a CDS encoding DNA-directed DNA polymerase II small subunit produces MNEINIIRAVAEEGYQISPEAAELIKASDVSGLLLEYVLSTIDESVFVIEAEHIDLAGFAASRVERVSGATDVAGATGASSEPAISGEDRNVPGSDFGRDSVSDEIERLSVSGDPFLPDAVLDPVSDQVPDSAVGSKFVPVSGSVPGALPDPASGAGSDPVLSAPSGPAGRANSASGSGNSLLFSAPFPASRDRPFSAVSSGMASGSSSPSSVVRSIGGPNPVTVLSDITGHSTCVGEYMQFVQYFRDRYSRLSEIIRGRINARPIESLKGRSFRRGGGEKGSEEISIIGMVSDTSTTTNGHRILSLEDPTGSFPVLVRNSDKDLFELASSILLDEVIGVTGSVTNDGGLMMASKIIQPDVPNSALRRTGAKGKVVLISDVHVGSAQFMEDSWLNFLDFLKGDSDSEALKKMAEEVRYLVVAGDLVDGIGIYPDQDKELTILDVYEQYRKAAEYFWEIPKHIQIIISPGNHDAVRQAEPQPALPERIREHFPPNITFVGNPALVDLDGVSILIYHGRSIDDLVASVPGVSYQEPAGAVLEMIKRRHLAPTYGSRVSISPEKKDYFIIDPVPDIIHTGHVHTLGVQRYKNVLLVNSGTWQSQTEFQKRVNLMPVPAQVPVVDLADFGVTILKFDE; encoded by the coding sequence ATGAATGAAATCAATATCATAAGGGCGGTTGCAGAGGAAGGGTATCAGATAAGCCCGGAAGCCGCGGAACTCATCAAAGCAAGTGATGTTTCCGGGCTCCTTCTCGAATACGTCCTTTCGACCATTGATGAATCTGTTTTTGTCATTGAAGCTGAGCACATTGACCTGGCAGGCTTTGCAGCCTCGAGAGTTGAAAGGGTTTCAGGAGCCACAGATGTTGCAGGCGCTACAGGCGCTTCTTCAGAACCTGCTATTTCGGGAGAGGACAGGAATGTCCCTGGTTCCGACTTTGGCCGGGATTCGGTTTCTGATGAAATTGAGAGGCTTTCCGTTTCAGGGGATCCTTTCCTTCCGGATGCTGTTTTGGACCCTGTTTCAGATCAGGTTCCCGATTCTGCCGTTGGTTCCAAATTCGTTCCCGTTTCCGGTTCAGTTCCGGGGGCTCTCCCTGACCCTGCTTCAGGTGCTGGCTCAGATCCGGTTTTATCGGCACCTTCTGGCCCTGCAGGCAGGGCAAATTCAGCTTCAGGATCTGGGAATTCGCTTCTCTTTTCGGCTCCGTTCCCGGCTTCGAGGGACAGGCCTTTTTCTGCCGTTTCATCAGGGATGGCTTCAGGTTCTTCTTCTCCTTCCTCAGTTGTGCGTTCTATCGGCGGCCCGAACCCTGTTACTGTGCTTTCCGACATCACCGGGCATTCCACCTGCGTGGGAGAGTATATGCAGTTTGTGCAGTACTTCAGGGACAGGTACAGCAGGCTCTCCGAGATCATCAGGGGCAGGATCAATGCGCGGCCCATAGAGAGCCTGAAAGGCCGGAGTTTCAGGCGGGGAGGAGGGGAAAAAGGCTCTGAGGAGATCTCGATAATCGGGATGGTCTCAGATACCAGTACCACAACCAACGGCCACAGGATCCTTTCCCTGGAAGACCCGACCGGCTCTTTTCCCGTTCTGGTGCGGAACAGTGATAAGGACCTCTTCGAACTGGCTTCAAGCATCCTCCTTGACGAGGTCATCGGGGTCACGGGTTCGGTCACCAATGACGGAGGCCTTATGATGGCCAGCAAGATCATCCAGCCCGATGTCCCTAACAGTGCGCTTCGAAGGACCGGAGCGAAAGGAAAGGTTGTCCTGATCTCGGACGTACATGTGGGAAGTGCTCAGTTCATGGAAGATTCCTGGTTAAATTTCCTGGACTTCCTGAAAGGAGACTCAGATTCCGAAGCCCTCAAGAAAATGGCGGAGGAAGTCCGCTACCTGGTTGTTGCAGGAGACCTTGTGGACGGGATTGGGATCTACCCTGACCAGGACAAGGAACTCACTATCCTGGACGTCTACGAGCAGTACAGGAAAGCCGCCGAGTACTTCTGGGAAATTCCGAAACACATCCAGATCATCATCAGCCCTGGCAACCACGACGCTGTTCGCCAGGCAGAGCCCCAGCCCGCCCTTCCGGAGCGAATCCGGGAGCATTTCCCTCCAAACATCACTTTTGTTGGGAACCCCGCTCTTGTGGACCTTGACGGGGTTAGCATCCTGATCTACCACGGACGCTCGATCGATGACCTTGTGGCAAGCGTCCCCGGAGTGTCTTACCAGGAACCTGCAGGGGCCGTCCTTGAGATGATAAAGCGCAGGCACCTTGCTCCTACCTACGGGAGCAGGGTCTCCATATCCCCTGAAAAGAAGGACTATTTCATAATCGACCCGGTCCCGGACATAATCCACACCGGCCACGTGCACACCCTGGGGGTACAGCGCTACAAGAACGTCCTCCTGGTCAACTCCGGGACCTGGCAGTCCCAGACCGAGTTCCAGAAGCGTGTCAACCTCATGCCAGTGCCGGCCCAGGTGCCCGTTGTGGACCTTGCGGACTTCGGGGTCACGATTCTGAAGTTTGATGAATAA
- a CDS encoding S26 family signal peptidase, with product MSEANKENRIQGEENFWVSLGKDMLSVVAVLIAFMILSKLAFGLWTPMVAVESGSMEPHMQVGDIIFIKNIDRVELVTNEDGESSDYESFGNYGDVILYRPYGQEGVTPIIHRAMYHVEAGDPMWENGPIAPYSGYITKGDNPVTNKHFDQEGQISYHVPVKEEWVIGTAKYRIPYLGHVRLLFS from the coding sequence ATGAGCGAAGCTAACAAGGAAAACAGGATTCAGGGAGAAGAAAACTTCTGGGTTTCCCTAGGAAAGGACATGCTCTCAGTTGTGGCTGTCCTGATCGCTTTCATGATTCTTTCCAAACTGGCATTCGGGCTTTGGACTCCCATGGTAGCTGTGGAGTCAGGAAGCATGGAGCCTCATATGCAGGTAGGGGACATCATCTTCATCAAGAATATCGACAGGGTCGAACTGGTCACCAACGAAGATGGGGAAAGTTCCGACTATGAGTCCTTTGGAAACTACGGGGACGTTATCCTCTACCGGCCCTACGGGCAGGAAGGGGTAACTCCAATAATCCACAGGGCCATGTACCACGTCGAGGCCGGGGATCCAATGTGGGAAAACGGTCCAATTGCCCCTTATTCAGGGTACATCACCAAAGGGGACAACCCTGTTACGAACAAACACTTTGACCAGGAAGGACAGATCAGCTATCATGTGCCCGTAAAGGAGGAATGGGTAATAGGAACCGCAAAGTACAGGATTCCTTACCTGGGGCATGTCAGACTTCTCTTCTCATGA
- the dusB gene encoding tRNA dihydrouridine synthase DusB, which produces MKLKKLTIGSTELPGNLLLAPMADVTNLAFRLLCRQYGADLTYTEMINADALINENRKALMKGLTDQEDWPFGVQLVGNSPESLREAALLVEEELRPVVIDVNMGCPAKCITRAGCGSALLKSPEIVHKIISGLVDSLETPVSAKVRILGREEESLEIARLIEDAGALALTVHGRTAEQMYSGSSDLGQIRAIKNEVSIPVIANGDIRDEESAEHALEFTGCDGLMVGRAAMGNPFIFWRIRHYLETGEKLEPDPRTRQFEDFEAYINLLEEYGILSSINLRMQAQWFTKGLHGSRHIREKINGLKDAKSIIELMKSSCRKEY; this is translated from the coding sequence ATGAAGCTCAAAAAACTGACAATCGGCAGTACCGAACTTCCGGGAAACCTTCTTCTTGCGCCTATGGCTGACGTGACGAACCTGGCTTTCAGGCTGCTCTGCAGGCAGTACGGGGCTGATCTCACGTACACGGAAATGATCAATGCAGATGCCCTGATCAATGAAAACCGGAAAGCGCTCATGAAGGGGCTGACAGATCAGGAGGATTGGCCTTTTGGGGTTCAACTTGTAGGGAATTCCCCCGAGTCCCTGAGGGAGGCTGCGCTTTTAGTGGAGGAAGAGCTCAGGCCTGTGGTGATTGACGTGAACATGGGCTGCCCTGCAAAGTGCATCACCCGGGCAGGGTGCGGCTCGGCACTTCTTAAGTCCCCTGAAATCGTGCACAAAATAATATCCGGGCTTGTAGACTCTCTGGAAACCCCTGTTAGCGCAAAAGTCCGCATCCTGGGAAGAGAAGAAGAAAGCCTTGAAATTGCCCGACTAATAGAAGACGCGGGGGCTCTGGCCCTGACCGTTCACGGGAGGACGGCTGAGCAGATGTATTCCGGAAGCTCGGACCTTGGACAGATCCGGGCGATCAAAAATGAAGTTTCTATTCCCGTGATCGCAAACGGGGACATCAGGGATGAGGAATCTGCAGAACATGCCCTGGAGTTTACCGGCTGCGACGGGCTTATGGTCGGACGTGCGGCAATGGGAAACCCTTTTATCTTCTGGCGGATCAGGCACTACCTGGAGACCGGAGAAAAGCTTGAGCCTGACCCGCGGACCCGGCAGTTCGAGGATTTTGAAGCCTATATCAACCTTCTGGAGGAGTATGGGATCCTGTCCTCCATCAATCTGCGGATGCAGGCCCAGTGGTTTACAAAGGGGCTGCACGGCTCGCGGCATATCCGGGAAAAAATTAACGGTTTGAAAGATGCAAAGTCCATAATTGAGCTGATGAAAAGTTCCTGCCGGAAAGAGTATTAA
- a CDS encoding pyruvate ferredoxin oxidoreductase subunit gamma produces MKEIRIHGRGGQGSVTAAELLSIAAFADGKFSQAFPAFGVERRGAPVQAFTRISDIPIRLRSQIYTPDYVIVQDATLLETVDVASGIKDDGIIIINTKEKPENLKLETRAKVMAVDATKVALDIMGRPIVNTVLLGAFAGATGEVNVDSIKDAVKEHFAGKVGEKNAEAIQKAYELTRERYA; encoded by the coding sequence ATGAAGGAAATCAGAATACACGGCCGAGGCGGTCAGGGTTCCGTCACTGCAGCTGAACTCCTGTCCATTGCAGCCTTTGCGGACGGGAAATTCAGCCAGGCCTTCCCTGCTTTCGGGGTGGAGCGCAGAGGCGCCCCCGTTCAGGCATTCACCAGGATCAGCGACATACCCATAAGGCTCAGAAGCCAGATCTATACACCCGACTACGTGATTGTCCAGGATGCCACCCTGCTTGAAACAGTAGATGTTGCAAGCGGGATCAAGGATGACGGGATTATCATCATCAATACGAAAGAGAAACCGGAAAACCTCAAGCTTGAAACAAGGGCAAAGGTCATGGCCGTGGACGCAACAAAAGTCGCCCTCGATATCATGGGCAGGCCCATTGTGAACACGGTCCTCCTAGGAGCCTTTGCCGGGGCCACGGGGGAAGTCAATGTGGACTCCATCAAAGACGCCGTGAAAGAACACTTTGCCGGCAAGGTTGGAGAAAAGAATGCCGAAGCCATCCAGAAAGCTTACGAGCTGACCCGGGAGAGATATGCATGA
- the porD gene encoding pyruvate synthase subunit PorD, which translates to MKIVQGGVCEPGSTLVNKTGGWRNYRPVYIYDKCTKCGICEIVCPDMSISPKGDGFFEYNYDYCKGCGICANECPANAIEMVLEEK; encoded by the coding sequence ATGAAGATCGTTCAGGGTGGAGTCTGTGAGCCAGGTTCAACACTGGTAAACAAGACAGGAGGCTGGAGAAACTACCGGCCGGTCTATATCTATGACAAATGCACCAAGTGCGGTATTTGCGAAATTGTCTGCCCGGACATGTCCATTAGCCCGAAGGGCGACGGCTTTTTCGAATACAACTATGACTACTGTAAAGGCTGCGGGATCTGCGCCAACGAGTGCCCTGCAAATGCAATCGAAATGGTCCTGGAGGAGAAATAA
- the porA gene encoding pyruvate synthase subunit PorA, producing MAVNVADKDRMVVVEGSYAVAHAAKICRPNVISAYPITPQTHIVEDLSQFIADGEIPNCEYINVESEFSAISALVGSSAVGARSYSATTSQGLLLMHEVLFNAAGMRLPIIMTVANRAVSAPINIWNDHQDAISQRDTGWLQLYAEDLQESADMLPQIFKVAEDKDVLLPGMACMDGFILSHVYEPLVLLEQDLTDEFLPAYDPEHVLDPANPMSFGAFAAPDTYEEFRFLQEKAMQAALPKIEAAAKEFGEIYGRFHGGLIDEYLTDDAEVIIMAMGSILGTIKDVVDEYRARGEKIGVLKVRSFRPFPKEQIRKAIKDAATVAVLDKNISLGTNEGALFTETKSCMYNSRCDIPIIGYTIGHGGRDIPKESIAKIIEEAKKVASSGIKVESQFLDLKEELL from the coding sequence ATGGCTGTTAATGTTGCAGACAAAGACAGGATGGTTGTTGTGGAGGGTTCTTATGCAGTCGCCCACGCCGCAAAGATCTGTCGGCCGAATGTGATTTCCGCATACCCGATCACTCCCCAGACCCATATCGTGGAAGACCTCTCCCAGTTCATTGCGGACGGGGAAATCCCTAACTGCGAGTACATCAACGTGGAGTCCGAGTTCTCGGCAATCTCCGCCCTGGTAGGTTCTTCCGCAGTCGGAGCAAGGAGCTATTCCGCGACCACTTCCCAGGGGCTTTTGCTCATGCACGAGGTGCTCTTCAACGCTGCCGGGATGAGGCTTCCGATCATCATGACCGTGGCAAACAGGGCAGTGAGCGCCCCGATCAATATCTGGAACGACCACCAAGACGCAATCTCCCAGAGAGACACCGGCTGGCTCCAGCTCTATGCCGAAGACCTTCAGGAATCTGCGGACATGCTTCCCCAGATTTTCAAGGTCGCTGAAGACAAGGACGTCCTCCTGCCGGGCATGGCCTGTATGGACGGGTTCATCCTTTCCCACGTCTACGAACCCCTGGTGCTTCTGGAACAGGACCTGACCGACGAGTTCCTGCCAGCATATGACCCCGAACACGTGCTCGACCCTGCAAATCCGATGAGTTTCGGTGCCTTTGCAGCCCCGGACACCTATGAGGAGTTCAGGTTCCTGCAGGAAAAGGCAATGCAGGCAGCTCTCCCAAAGATCGAGGCCGCGGCAAAGGAATTCGGAGAAATTTACGGCAGGTTCCACGGCGGGCTTATCGACGAGTACCTGACCGACGATGCAGAGGTCATTATCATGGCCATGGGCTCGATTCTTGGCACTATCAAGGACGTTGTGGACGAGTACAGGGCAAGAGGCGAAAAGATCGGCGTCCTGAAAGTCAGGTCCTTCAGACCATTCCCGAAGGAGCAGATCAGGAAAGCTATCAAGGATGCGGCAACTGTTGCCGTGCTCGACAAGAACATCTCTCTCGGGACAAACGAGGGTGCACTCTTTACCGAGACCAAGTCCTGTATGTACAACAGCAGGTGCGACATCCCGATCATCGGCTACACAATCGGGCACGGAGGCCGGGACATCCCCAAAGAAAGCATCGCAAAGATAATCGAAGAAGCCAAGAAGGTTGCAAGTTCCGGGATCAAGGTTGAAAGCCAGTTCCTGGACCTCAAGGAGGAATTGCTATGA